One segment of Halococcus salsus DNA contains the following:
- a CDS encoding class I SAM-dependent methyltransferase, with protein sequence MKGQEWYQTAEVAEAYEDKRFSDGGQLIDEREKEAVLSAVGPVEGKHILEIACGTGRFTTMLARRGADIVGLDISPAMLQEGRKKAHAAGVADHLEFMRGDAARLPFPDDHFETVVAMRFFHLADTPASFLAEMRRVARDQVVFDTFRRFSTRSIYNWLLPMGSRLYSRVEVERLLNGAGLRLAHEEHDFVFPYGLYRQLPDGVATALRDLDTSVMGSPVGDHVASVSYWDARI encoded by the coding sequence GTGAAGGGACAGGAATGGTACCAGACCGCCGAGGTCGCCGAAGCCTACGAGGACAAACGGTTCTCGGACGGCGGTCAGCTCATCGACGAGCGCGAAAAGGAGGCCGTGCTCTCGGCGGTCGGCCCGGTCGAAGGGAAACACATCCTCGAGATCGCGTGCGGGACGGGGCGGTTCACCACGATGCTCGCCCGGCGCGGTGCCGACATCGTGGGCCTCGACATCTCGCCCGCGATGCTCCAGGAGGGACGGAAGAAAGCCCACGCGGCGGGCGTCGCCGACCATCTCGAATTCATGCGCGGGGACGCCGCCCGGCTCCCGTTCCCCGACGACCACTTCGAGACGGTGGTGGCGATGCGCTTTTTCCACCTCGCGGACACCCCCGCGTCGTTCCTCGCCGAGATGCGTCGGGTCGCGCGCGACCAGGTGGTCTTCGACACCTTCCGCCGATTCAGCACCCGGAGTATCTACAACTGGCTGCTCCCGATGGGGTCGCGGCTCTACTCCCGCGTGGAGGTCGAACGCCTGCTCAACGGCGCGGGCCTCCGGCTGGCCCACGAGGAACACGACTTCGTCTTCCCGTATGGGCTGTATCGGCAGCTTCCCGACGGGGTGGCGACCGCCCTCCGCGACCTCGACACCTCCGTCATGGGGTCGCCGGTGGG
- a CDS encoding pyridoxamine 5'-phosphate oxidase family protein — protein sequence MSSIPDAFHDLFDRETFAHFATVMPDGTPQVTPVWVDYDPEDDRVLVNTARGRRKERNVRNEPKVGVSMVDPDNPYRFVSVQGEVDELTEEGAVEHINELARRYMGVEEYPDLDEEASPRVILRIRPDDVAVGDG from the coding sequence ATGTCGTCGATCCCCGACGCGTTTCACGACCTGTTCGACCGGGAGACCTTCGCGCACTTCGCGACGGTGATGCCCGACGGTACCCCGCAAGTGACCCCCGTCTGGGTCGATTACGACCCCGAGGACGACCGAGTGCTCGTGAACACCGCACGCGGGCGGCGCAAGGAGCGGAACGTCCGCAACGAACCGAAGGTCGGGGTCTCGATGGTCGACCCGGACAACCCGTATCGGTTCGTCTCGGTCCAGGGCGAGGTCGACGAACTCACCGAGGAGGGGGCGGTCGAGCACATCAACGAACTCGCTCGGCGCTACATGGGTGTCGAAGAGTATCCCGACCTCGACGAGGAGGCGTCGCCGCGGGTGATACTCCGGATCCGCCCGGACGACGTCGCGGTGGGCGACGGGTAG
- a CDS encoding MarR family transcriptional regulator, giving the protein MSTTSNRSGPDDPLSQTEFRDRLRELPPSAKLVAKVLETETPLSQGQLAEESLLPDRTVRYALNRLEEDDLVGSRYSFRDARKQVYFLNQ; this is encoded by the coding sequence ATGAGCACCACGTCCAACCGCTCGGGCCCCGACGACCCCCTCTCACAGACCGAGTTCCGCGACCGGCTCCGCGAACTCCCGCCGAGCGCGAAGCTGGTCGCGAAGGTCCTCGAAACCGAAACCCCGCTCTCGCAGGGCCAGCTCGCCGAGGAGTCGCTGCTCCCGGACCGAACCGTTCGGTATGCGCTCAACCGGCTCGAAGAGGACGACCTCGTCGGTTCACGTTACAGCTTCCGCGACGCCAGAAAGCAGGTCTACTTCCTCAACCAGTAG
- a CDS encoding MBL fold metallo-hydrolase, with protein sequence MAAPTRVPIPVETAAPGGETNAYVLGETRSLLVDPAAATPALDEALAGRSPHHLLVTHTHPDHVGGVAAYADEATVWARAGYVERFERATGVMPDRVVRPGTTIETDAGTVAVDSMPGHAPDHLVLGVDGDRLVGDLAVATGSVVVGRDDGDMRAYLTALRRLHARDPERLYPGHGPVIDDPRATLERLIRHRLRRERRIVEAVRAGARMLDEVTDAVYEKDISGVRRLATETVGAHLEKLAVEGTVAWDGERANAR encoded by the coding sequence ATGGCAGCGCCCACGCGTGTCCCGATTCCCGTCGAGACTGCCGCCCCCGGCGGCGAAACCAACGCCTACGTTCTCGGGGAAACACGATCACTCCTCGTCGACCCCGCCGCCGCCACACCCGCGCTCGACGAGGCCCTCGCCGGTCGTTCTCCCCACCACCTCCTCGTGACACACACTCACCCCGACCACGTGGGTGGCGTCGCCGCCTACGCCGACGAGGCGACGGTCTGGGCGCGCGCCGGCTACGTCGAGCGCTTCGAGCGCGCGACCGGGGTGATGCCCGACCGCGTCGTCCGACCCGGAACGACCATCGAAACCGACGCCGGCACGGTCGCGGTGGACTCGATGCCCGGCCACGCCCCCGACCACCTCGTGCTCGGGGTCGACGGCGACCGCCTCGTGGGCGACCTCGCGGTCGCGACGGGGAGCGTCGTGGTGGGTCGCGACGACGGGGACATGCGAGCCTATCTCACCGCACTTCGACGGCTCCACGCCCGGGACCCGGAGCGGCTCTATCCGGGTCACGGTCCGGTCATCGATGACCCACGGGCCACGCTCGAACGACTGATCCGGCATCGACTCCGGCGTGAACGACGGATCGTAGAAGCGGTTCGTGCGGGCGCGCGGATGCTCGACGAGGTCACGGATGCCGTCTACGAGAAGGACATCTCGGGGGTGCGTCGGTTGGCGACGGAGACGGTCGGGGCCCATCTCGAAAAACTCGCGGTCGAAGGGACCGTCGCGTGGGACGGCGAACGCGCGAACGCACGGTAG
- a CDS encoding DUF7110 family protein, whose product MTDDCVFQLHSTLELPLEDVHDFLDNPDLPEEIDSIDFTRRNNTLIVSAVAADDTISKYTPTAQLKASVTENRVYEEPLEEQKPPAGGPRWGSAPGEEDELPPSELVEYACFKGDRETVLQNTAVQYPMFEVLCEIARIAEKGTLTAIAARNGELKATRIVDGEERPASLEVVEDPTEGPAASKGVDWRNNEFIK is encoded by the coding sequence ATGACCGATGACTGTGTATTCCAACTCCACTCGACGCTCGAACTGCCCCTCGAAGACGTCCACGACTTCCTCGACAATCCCGATCTCCCCGAGGAGATCGACTCCATCGACTTCACCCGCCGAAACAACACGCTGATCGTCAGCGCCGTCGCCGCCGACGACACCATCAGCAAGTACACCCCGACGGCCCAGCTGAAGGCCAGCGTGACCGAGAATCGGGTCTACGAGGAGCCGCTCGAAGAGCAGAAACCGCCCGCCGGCGGCCCTCGATGGGGGAGCGCGCCCGGCGAGGAGGACGAGCTCCCGCCCTCCGAACTCGTCGAGTACGCCTGTTTCAAGGGCGACCGCGAGACCGTCCTCCAGAACACCGCGGTCCAGTACCCGATGTTCGAGGTGCTCTGTGAGATCGCGCGGATCGCCGAGAAGGGCACTCTCACGGCGATCGCCGCTCGCAACGGCGAACTCAAGGCGACGCGGATCGTCGATGGCGAGGAGCGGCCCGCCTCGCTCGAAGTCGTCGAGGACCCGACCGAGGGTCCGGCGGCGAGCAAGGGCGTCGACTGGCGCAACAACGAGTTCATCAAGTAG
- a CDS encoding glutaredoxin family protein encodes MTFQPPTGLSQDEVTERVDSAIEENDVVLFMKGNELMPQCGYSDRAVTLMSQYRDEFETVDVLESIDEYRTALEAHSGWTTTPQAYVDGEFVGGSDVLAELDQRGELEATLAGE; translated from the coding sequence GTGACGTTCCAACCCCCGACCGGTCTCAGCCAGGACGAGGTCACCGAACGGGTCGACAGCGCCATCGAGGAGAACGACGTGGTGCTGTTCATGAAAGGCAACGAGCTCATGCCCCAGTGTGGCTACTCCGACCGTGCGGTCACGCTCATGAGCCAGTACCGCGACGAGTTCGAGACCGTCGACGTGCTCGAATCGATCGACGAATATCGGACGGCGCTCGAAGCCCACAGCGGCTGGACGACGACCCCGCAGGCCTACGTCGACGGGGAGTTCGTCGGCGGCAGCGACGTGCTCGCCGAACTCGACCAGCGTGGCGAGCTCGAAGCCACGCTGGCCGGCGAGTGA
- a CDS encoding 2Fe-2S iron-sulfur cluster-binding protein, which translates to MAEYTVEFVTTDETITVSDKQTILSRCIEEGLAQEYSCRVGMCLACSARIVEGEVTQPAARGLTGEEAEEYALTCMARPLSDLTIDRGQYPPSIEDDATTAATADD; encoded by the coding sequence ATGGCCGAGTACACCGTCGAGTTCGTGACCACCGACGAGACCATCACCGTCTCCGACAAACAGACGATCCTGAGCCGCTGCATCGAGGAGGGGCTGGCCCAGGAGTACTCGTGTCGGGTCGGGATGTGCCTCGCGTGCTCGGCGCGGATCGTCGAGGGCGAGGTGACCCAGCCCGCCGCCCGCGGGCTTACCGGGGAGGAGGCCGAGGAGTACGCCCTGACATGCATGGCGCGACCGCTCTCGGACCTCACGATCGACCGCGGGCAGTACCCGCCGAGCATCGAGGACGACGCTACGACCGCCGCCACGGCGGACGACTGA
- a CDS encoding geranylgeranyl reductase family protein gives MTTYEPDVAVVGAGTSGCYAAATIARAGYDVVIVERKSPEEAGHIACGDALKGADAFPEAIPKSQIEPAITNTVVDHGRFEIPQEDAVLDIPVPGELGVIDRLKFGKLLIEGAEKAGVEFHYDTVVNDVHQDADGRVTGLAGRRQGEAAEYDPEIVIDAAGALSLLQDKADLSNATFDTDVNYSQFSSAYREVVEVPEPVEWNDALVFKPTERAAGYLWYFPRTSTEINVGLGFQMTEEPMKLVESLKRDLRERPEFKGAKVKDKLGAALPTRRPYDSAVAPGFIAVGDAAGHVNPTTGGGIAGAAYGGEYAAEAAIEAIEDGDTSEAALWEYNERVMDHFGGRYAGLDIYNIFVGAVGMGNLTGLLASLPAEKLSDALYSGSADISLPLALRTAVKSFGHWGTVLDLYKTKTQADRLLDHYEEYPDDPEAFEAWQAQRDGLMDVIYATAGAEAKY, from the coding sequence ATGACCACCTACGAACCCGATGTCGCCGTCGTCGGCGCGGGGACCAGCGGGTGTTACGCCGCGGCGACCATCGCGCGGGCGGGCTACGACGTCGTCATCGTCGAGCGCAAATCGCCGGAGGAAGCCGGCCACATCGCCTGTGGCGACGCGCTCAAGGGCGCGGACGCCTTCCCCGAGGCGATCCCCAAGTCCCAGATCGAACCCGCCATCACGAACACCGTGGTCGACCACGGCCGGTTCGAGATCCCACAGGAGGACGCCGTCCTCGATATCCCCGTCCCCGGCGAACTCGGTGTCATCGACCGCCTGAAGTTCGGCAAGCTCCTCATCGAGGGGGCGGAGAAGGCCGGCGTCGAGTTCCACTACGACACGGTCGTGAACGACGTCCACCAGGACGCGGACGGTCGCGTGACCGGCCTCGCGGGTAGACGGCAGGGCGAGGCGGCCGAGTACGACCCCGAGATCGTGATCGACGCTGCGGGCGCGCTCTCGTTGCTTCAGGACAAAGCCGACCTCTCGAACGCGACCTTCGACACCGACGTCAACTACTCGCAGTTCTCCTCGGCCTACCGCGAGGTCGTCGAGGTTCCCGAACCCGTCGAGTGGAACGACGCACTGGTGTTCAAGCCCACCGAACGCGCTGCGGGCTACCTCTGGTACTTCCCGCGAACCAGCACCGAGATCAACGTCGGGCTCGGGTTCCAGATGACCGAGGAACCGATGAAACTGGTCGAGTCGCTGAAACGCGACCTCCGCGAGCGCCCCGAGTTCAAGGGCGCGAAAGTCAAGGACAAACTCGGCGCGGCGCTCCCGACCCGCCGACCCTACGACTCGGCGGTCGCCCCCGGTTTCATCGCGGTCGGCGACGCTGCGGGCCACGTCAACCCCACGACCGGCGGCGGGATCGCGGGCGCGGCCTACGGCGGGGAGTACGCCGCCGAGGCGGCGATCGAAGCGATCGAGGACGGCGACACGAGCGAGGCCGCCCTCTGGGAGTACAACGAGCGCGTCATGGACCACTTCGGCGGCCGGTACGCGGGGCTCGACATCTACAACATCTTCGTCGGCGCGGTGGGGATGGGCAATCTCACTGGCCTGCTCGCGTCCCTCCCGGCCGAGAAGCTCTCCGACGCGCTCTACTCCGGGAGTGCCGACATCAGCCTGCCGCTCGCGCTCCGCACGGCGGTCAAGAGCTTCGGCCACTGGGGGACGGTGCTCGACCTCTACAAGACCAAGACGCAGGCCGACCGTCTGCTCGATCACTACGAGGAGTATCCCGACGATCCAGAGGCGTTCGAGGCCTGGCAGGCCCAGCGCGACGGGTTGATGGACGTCATCTACGCGACGGCGGGTGCCGAGGCGAAGTACTGA
- a CDS encoding GNAT family N-acetyltransferase produces MTPTLFPTRIETERLVFERFDHDTVDPFEFYTFVTRDDWQGAATEHMPWFRFRRLDQVMAFLDRAERRWEEHDEARYLLRRKADHEIVGTTAYGPEWEERRAGSGIVLAEHYWGREYGLERASVFVELSFERYDLDAYYTTCAADNRPSRRMIEKYVSKYGGQHEGLLRQHSSRPDGTVTDQHRFTILREEYEAATDGEETMAFEVEW; encoded by the coding sequence ATGACACCGACACTCTTTCCGACGCGAATCGAGACGGAGCGACTGGTCTTCGAGCGGTTCGATCACGACACCGTCGACCCCTTCGAGTTCTACACGTTCGTCACCCGCGACGACTGGCAGGGCGCGGCGACCGAGCACATGCCGTGGTTTCGTTTTCGACGCCTCGACCAGGTGATGGCGTTCCTCGACCGTGCCGAACGGCGATGGGAGGAACACGACGAGGCGCGGTATCTCCTCCGGCGGAAGGCCGACCACGAGATCGTCGGGACCACCGCGTACGGTCCCGAGTGGGAGGAGCGTCGCGCCGGGTCGGGAATCGTGCTCGCGGAGCACTATTGGGGACGCGAGTACGGCCTTGAACGCGCATCGGTGTTCGTCGAACTCAGCTTCGAGCGCTACGACCTCGATGCCTACTACACGACGTGTGCCGCCGACAACCGTCCGTCCCGGCGGATGATCGAGAAGTACGTCTCGAAGTACGGCGGGCAACACGAGGGGCTGCTGCGCCAACACTCGTCCCGGCCCGACGGTACCGTGACCGATCAGCATCGGTTCACGATCCTTCGCGAGGAGTACGAAGCCGCAACTGACGGCGAGGAGACGATGGCGTTCGAGGTGGAGTGGTAG
- the priS gene encoding DNA primase small subunit PriS, translating into MEERTRAYLRGRFRDHYRRTEPVLPPDADAREWGYIPWTSGPGTTMVRHKSTLDLGDLGEFLARERPRHVYFSAGRYDDPAAGSMSEKGWVGSDLVFDLDADHLPAVELGVDSYGEMLEKCKAALLRLLDFLEDDFGFQDLTVVFSGGRGYHVHVRDPAVQPLESDARREIVDYVRGIGLDLEGVIHEEAVGGTAGRASPARKRTLRTTGGWSARAHRHLMSFVDELVAMDDEDAVERLREFDGIGEGKATAALRAARTNDDQIATGNIDVHPAFYSLSRQLIPEVVAADNAPIDEPVTTDTNRLIRLPGSLHGGSGLCVTRLDRDAIEAFDPLTDAVPDTFRNQEISVEVEEESQVELGGDSFTLPAGTHRVREYAGVFLMARGRAEKGEEA; encoded by the coding sequence ATGGAAGAGCGCACGCGCGCCTATCTCCGGGGGCGATTTCGGGACCACTACCGCCGGACGGAGCCAGTGCTCCCGCCCGACGCCGACGCGCGCGAGTGGGGATATATCCCGTGGACGTCGGGGCCCGGGACCACGATGGTCCGGCACAAGTCGACCCTCGACCTCGGCGACCTCGGGGAGTTCCTCGCGCGCGAACGCCCGCGCCACGTCTACTTCTCCGCGGGCCGGTACGACGACCCCGCGGCGGGGTCGATGAGCGAGAAGGGCTGGGTCGGCTCCGACCTGGTCTTCGACCTCGACGCCGACCACCTCCCGGCCGTCGAACTCGGCGTCGACAGTTACGGGGAAATGCTCGAGAAGTGCAAAGCCGCGCTGCTTCGATTGCTCGACTTTCTGGAAGACGACTTCGGGTTTCAGGACCTCACGGTCGTGTTCTCCGGCGGGCGGGGTTACCACGTCCACGTTCGCGACCCGGCGGTGCAGCCGCTCGAAAGCGACGCCCGCCGGGAGATCGTCGACTACGTTCGTGGCATCGGGCTCGACCTCGAAGGGGTGATCCACGAGGAGGCCGTCGGCGGGACGGCGGGACGGGCGAGCCCGGCGAGGAAGCGCACCCTCCGCACGACGGGGGGCTGGAGCGCGCGCGCTCATCGCCACCTCATGTCGTTCGTCGACGAGCTCGTTGCGATGGACGACGAGGATGCGGTCGAGCGCCTCCGCGAGTTCGACGGGATCGGCGAGGGGAAAGCGACGGCCGCGCTCCGGGCCGCCCGCACGAACGACGACCAGATCGCGACCGGCAACATCGACGTCCATCCGGCCTTTTACTCGCTCTCGCGCCAGCTGATCCCCGAGGTGGTCGCGGCGGACAACGCGCCGATCGACGAACCCGTCACGACGGACACCAACCGCCTGATTCGACTCCCAGGAAGTCTCCACGGCGGGAGCGGGCTGTGTGTCACACGGCTCGACCGCGACGCGATCGAGGCGTTCGACCCCCTGACCGACGCGGTCCCGGACACCTTTCGGAACCAGGAGATATCGGTCGAAGTCGAGGAGGAATCACAGGTCGAACTCGGGGGCGATAGCTTTACACTCCCGGCGGGCACACATCGAGTTCGTGAATACGCGGGCGTGTTCCTGATGGCACGCGGCCGCGCCGAGAAGGGCGAGGAAGCATAG
- a CDS encoding glycosyl hydrolase, translating to MGGPHEGRERDVEPRAGTEPDLSERAALSRRRVLQLSSLGIAGGVLVTPAAAQSLSRTLTIASNGGRFSYTVSVSGELEKSSANGASIDPNDTISGSTATGQGGGGGVDSYEFSGEVESFAFEGDATVTVDGGEIDPDDYPSNVVSIAGNGDFEYTLATSGGIEKSTANGGSINDDDTISGTTATGDGIESGVDSYVFSGEITFLDLTGSATVVVNGQRINPDNYSDNVLSIEGEGDFEYTLATSRELAKSTANGGSINDEDTISGTTATGNGIKNGVDSYVFSEGIEALDVDGSATISLNGSRIDPANYPENVLSIAGRGDFNYELSVSGGLAKSTANGGSINADDTISGNTVTGDGIENGVDSYVFAGDLEALSLDGDAIVTMNGHRIDSSEDPDGGSDNILTIDGSNSEGNYTVGVSEGLEKSEANGASIDTNDVISGSIATGRVNGGIDSYEVSGNVLFFDLDGDATVTLNGTEIDPDAYNLITITADSRVDYTFSVTSGLEKSTADNGTIDSGDEVSGSTATGHVHGGTDSYTFAGELINLDVDGDATVKVNGETIADSGPSPVLGIHSGISDTDFATIDRIEEWQDAQYPVQTIFIPWNSDEGHLNWLFDYLLPRIWDAGRIPLITWEPYTPGASAASVDTQAIVENQEYSAYLESLDTTTPDDIEVRIANGEYDDYLKTWVWRLRQWLAGPDGEQGTDDDRRAYIRLAHEMNGDWYPWSPTVGNSSASSYVEMWRHVHDQFRYSGIDTANIEWMWCVNAEDQGSYTAEELYPGDDYVDWLSVDGYQWGTSQDWSSWRSPDAVFGNMLGRVRNLADKPVCIAETASSSATNSGSDPARKDDWIRSAFEYFDDEGVDMWCWFNEDKETDWAMFNGRHGTERVSYDGERVNAYTAYREGVDAYSGAGAAASGTTPLTSASFNGE from the coding sequence ATGGGTGGACCACACGAGGGGCGCGAGCGGGACGTCGAGCCACGAGCGGGAACCGAACCGGACCTTTCGGAGCGAGCGGCGCTCTCACGGCGACGGGTGTTGCAACTGAGTTCGCTCGGTATCGCCGGCGGGGTTCTGGTGACCCCGGCGGCGGCACAGTCGCTTTCGCGAACGCTCACCATCGCGAGCAACGGCGGTCGGTTCTCGTACACGGTTTCTGTGAGCGGCGAGTTGGAGAAATCGAGCGCTAACGGCGCGAGCATCGACCCCAACGATACGATCTCGGGAAGTACGGCGACTGGGCAGGGTGGCGGTGGGGGTGTCGATAGCTACGAGTTCTCGGGCGAGGTCGAGTCGTTCGCGTTCGAGGGCGATGCGACAGTGACGGTCGACGGTGGAGAGATAGATCCGGACGACTATCCAAGCAACGTCGTTTCGATAGCCGGAAACGGCGACTTCGAGTATACGCTTGCGACGAGCGGCGGTATCGAGAAGAGCACAGCGAACGGTGGGAGCATCAACGATGACGACACCATTTCCGGGACCACTGCCACTGGAGATGGTATTGAAAGTGGTGTCGATAGTTATGTCTTCTCTGGCGAGATCACGTTTCTCGATTTGACAGGTAGTGCAACAGTGGTGGTCAATGGTCAGCGTATCAACCCAGACAACTACTCAGATAATGTACTTTCGATCGAAGGGGAGGGCGACTTCGAGTATACGCTTGCAACGAGTCGAGAGTTGGCGAAGAGTACCGCTAACGGTGGCAGCATCAACGACGAAGACACCATCTCCGGCACTACTGCCACCGGGAACGGCATCAAAAACGGCGTTGATAGTTATGTCTTTAGCGAAGGAATCGAGGCGCTTGACGTGGATGGAAGTGCGACCATCTCTCTGAACGGGAGTCGTATAGATCCCGCGAATTATCCGGAAAACGTGCTTTCAATAGCTGGAAGGGGCGATTTCAACTACGAACTCTCCGTCAGCGGAGGATTGGCAAAAAGCACGGCTAACGGGGGGAGCATTAACGCGGACGATACTATCTCCGGAAATACGGTAACTGGTGACGGGATCGAAAACGGCGTCGATAGTTACGTGTTCGCCGGCGATCTTGAAGCGCTCTCGCTTGATGGTGATGCTATCGTCACGATGAACGGTCATCGTATCGACTCCAGTGAGGATCCAGATGGTGGTTCTGACAACATTCTTACGATTGACGGCAGCAATTCGGAAGGAAATTACACAGTTGGGGTTTCAGAGGGACTCGAAAAAAGTGAGGCGAACGGTGCATCGATCGATACTAATGACGTCATATCGGGTTCGATTGCAACCGGCCGTGTCAACGGTGGTATTGACTCCTACGAAGTTTCGGGCAATGTTCTGTTCTTCGACCTAGATGGTGATGCCACCGTCACGCTGAACGGCACCGAAATCGACCCCGATGCATACAACCTCATCACGATCACCGCCGACTCACGTGTCGACTACACGTTCTCCGTGACGAGCGGGCTCGAGAAGAGCACCGCCGACAACGGGACGATCGACTCTGGCGACGAGGTCTCGGGGTCGACGGCGACCGGTCACGTTCACGGTGGTACCGACTCCTATACCTTCGCCGGCGAACTCATCAACCTCGACGTCGACGGCGACGCGACGGTTAAAGTGAACGGTGAAACCATCGCCGACTCGGGACCATCCCCGGTACTCGGTATCCACAGTGGCATCAGCGACACGGACTTCGCGACCATCGACCGGATCGAGGAGTGGCAGGACGCACAGTACCCGGTCCAGACGATCTTCATCCCGTGGAACTCGGACGAGGGGCACCTGAACTGGCTGTTCGACTATCTCCTCCCGCGGATATGGGATGCGGGGCGGATCCCGCTCATCACGTGGGAGCCGTACACGCCGGGGGCGAGCGCCGCGTCGGTCGACACACAGGCTATCGTCGAGAACCAGGAGTACAGCGCCTACCTCGAGAGCCTCGACACCACCACACCGGACGACATCGAGGTTCGAATCGCGAACGGGGAGTACGACGACTACCTCAAGACGTGGGTCTGGCGGCTCCGGCAGTGGCTCGCGGGTCCCGACGGCGAGCAGGGCACCGACGACGACCGCCGGGCGTACATCCGCCTCGCACACGAGATGAACGGCGACTGGTACCCGTGGTCGCCGACGGTCGGGAACTCCTCGGCGTCGAGCTACGTCGAGATGTGGCGGCACGTCCACGACCAGTTCCGGTACTCGGGGATCGACACCGCGAACATCGAGTGGATGTGGTGTGTCAACGCCGAGGACCAGGGTTCGTACACCGCCGAGGAGCTCTATCCCGGCGACGACTACGTCGATTGGCTCTCGGTCGATGGGTATCAGTGGGGCACGAGCCAGGACTGGTCGAGCTGGCGCTCGCCCGATGCCGTCTTCGGGAACATGCTCGGCCGGGTCCGAAACCTCGCGGACAAACCCGTCTGTATCGCCGAGACCGCGAGTAGTTCGGCAACGAACTCCGGATCCGACCCCGCCCGGAAAGACGACTGGATCCGCAGCGCGTTCGAGTACTTCGACGACGAAGGCGTCGACATGTGGTGCTGGTTCAACGAGGACAAGGAGACCGACTGGGCGATGTTCAACGGCAGGCACGGCACCGAGCGGGTGAGCTACGACGGCGAGCGGGTCAACGCCTACACGGCCTATCGGGAGGGTGTCGACGCCTACTCGGGAGCTGGCGCGGCGGCCTCGGGTACGACACCACTCACGTCCGCATCGTTCAACGGCGAGTAG